In Gemmata obscuriglobus, a single genomic region encodes these proteins:
- a CDS encoding SMI1/KNR4 family protein: protein MPTFSRSYGPVSAAVVNAAEKRLGVRLPADYKRFLRTINGGCPDPQEFVVPNRGPALAAIFYGVRSERTHADLEYEQEQATLWDPLPPGFLAIGHDPGGNTFLLATFAPDAGRVFFWDRNGLWVREDGRNAFPVADTFTAFMESLHESPQDAEPGAAPDTAI, encoded by the coding sequence ATGCCGACGTTCAGCCGGAGCTATGGCCCCGTATCCGCCGCAGTGGTGAACGCCGCCGAGAAGCGGCTCGGGGTCAGGCTGCCGGCCGACTACAAGCGGTTCCTCCGCACCATCAATGGCGGGTGCCCAGACCCGCAAGAGTTTGTCGTCCCGAATCGTGGCCCGGCGCTGGCGGCCATCTTTTACGGAGTGCGGAGCGAGCGTACCCACGCCGACCTAGAGTACGAGCAGGAGCAGGCGACGCTCTGGGACCCGCTGCCGCCGGGATTCCTTGCCATCGGGCACGACCCCGGCGGCAACACGTTCCTCCTGGCGACCTTCGCGCCAGACGCCGGGCGTGTGTTCTTTTGGGACCGCAACGGGCTGTGGGTCCGCGAGGACGGGCGCAACGCGTTCCCGGTGGCGGACACATTCACCGCGTTCATGGAGTCTCTGCACGAGTCGCCCCAAGACGCCGAACCCGGCGCTGCACCTGACACCGCCATCTGA
- a CDS encoding SMI1/KNR4 family protein has protein sequence MRYLQRALDLAEVRGYLRYPEVLAAHDRVPDWFRALGTDSGVAEFEARHGFQIPAAVRELYASLPLACFLEATIDGEVFLTDLATMIEGDPPPVVHWSAGPHMVFAFHSHSGMVFAAHLAADDPLTHCGFDGDPEPITDEERPPESFSAWVFGAVDGHEARLDYWQGVYEKCRRDPAENARIGGVEWVRSMPGMAQRLG, from the coding sequence ATGCGGTACTTGCAGCGTGCTCTCGACCTCGCTGAAGTCCGCGGCTACCTCCGTTACCCGGAGGTACTGGCCGCTCACGACAGGGTGCCGGACTGGTTCCGCGCCCTCGGCACCGATTCCGGGGTTGCGGAGTTCGAGGCCCGGCATGGGTTCCAGATTCCGGCGGCTGTGCGGGAGCTCTACGCCTCCCTGCCACTAGCTTGCTTCCTGGAGGCCACGATCGACGGCGAGGTGTTCCTGACCGATCTCGCCACCATGATCGAGGGCGACCCGCCGCCGGTCGTCCACTGGTCGGCGGGGCCGCACATGGTGTTCGCGTTCCACAGCCACAGCGGGATGGTGTTCGCCGCACACCTCGCGGCGGACGACCCGCTGACGCATTGCGGGTTCGACGGCGACCCGGAGCCAATCACGGATGAGGAGCGGCCGCCCGAGTCTTTCTCCGCTTGGGTGTTCGGGGCGGTGGACGGGCACGAGGCCCGACTCGACTATTGGCAGGGCGTGTACGAGAAGTGCCGGCGCGACCCAGCCGAGAACGCCCGGATCGGGGGTGTCGAGTGGGTCCGGTCGATGCCTGGGATGGCTCAGCGGCTTGGGTAG